TCTTTTTTTAGCCATGTTTTTCATATTCTCATTTAAATATGTTTTTCATGATAAATCTTTAAATGGAAAATTGTATTGGTATCGATTATATTTTAATAGGATTATACACAAACTATATAATATTAATTTATAAGGTGATGTTTATGAGGATAGTTAAAGACCTTATTGGAAAAGAGGTATTGGATTCCGATGTTAACAATATGGGTATTGTTGATGATATTGAGTTTGATAAAGAATCTAATGAAATCCTATCTTTGGTTCTTAAAAGAAAAGGAATTTCTAATACACTCAGGGCTTCTAAAAGTGAAGATATTGTTCCATTTGATTTAGTTAAAACAATTGGGGATAAAATAATTCTTAAAGATACTTATGATATATAATTTTTTAAATTTTTTTAATTATTTTTAATTTTTTTCTATTTATTAAAGTTAGGTTTTATTTATGGCTTCAAAAGAATATTTAATTAAACTTTTAAAAGAAAATAAAGTTTTTGAACAAGGACATTTTGTATTGGCTTCAGGAAAGGAAAGTAACTATTATGTTAATATGAAAAGGGCAATTACTAATCCTGAAATTCTTAAAACTATTGCAGATTTAATCACTGAAAAAATCTCAGAGGATAATATTGATAAAATTGCAGGACCAGCATTAGGTGCTGTACCTATTGCAACTGCTGCTTCTTTAGAAAGTAAAATTCCCCTTTTGATGATCCGCAAAGAGAAAAAAAGTTATGGAACCTCTAAACAAATTGAGGGAGAACTTAATAATGGGGATAATGTAATTGTTGTTGAAGATGTCACTACTACTGGTGGATCTTTACTTAAGGCTATAAAAGTTATACAGGATAATGGAGGTATTGTTAAAAGGGCATTTGTTGTTGTTGACAGACAAGAAGGTGCAAAAGAGGCATTTGAAAAAGAAGGTATAACTTTAGAGCCTCTAATCTCTGTTGATGAACTATTTGATTAAATATTTTTTTTTTATTGTTTTGGCTATTTCTATTATTGTCAAGTTTTAATTTTATTTTATTTTATTTTATTTTTTGTTGTTTTTATATGATATTTAAAGAATTAAAAATAGTTTATTTAAATAAATATCTATTTTAGATCATGTTTTAACTATTTTTTAATTTTTCATTTTTCCTTAATGGTTATTTAAAGAATTAGAAAAAGTTTATTTGAATAAATATCTATTTTCTTGAATGCTTTACTAGATGGCCGATTTCATCGGATATTATGTCCATAGCAGTTTTAACTGCATTTGGTGAACCTGGCATTGAGAAGATAATTGTTTTATTATATATTCCTGCAGATGCCCTTGAAAGTAGTGCCCCTGAGCCTAACTCTTCATAGGATTTTAATCTAAATATCTCTCCAAAACCATTAATTTCCTTATCATATAGTGGTTTCAATGTTTCAATCGTAATGTCCCTTGATTCAAGACCTGTACCACCTGTTGTAAATATTGCATCAATTTTTTCTTCATTCATTTTTTTAACTGTATCTAAAAGCATATCCTTATCATCGGGGATGATAGTATATTCTTTGATTTCATGGCCTTTTTCTTTTAAAACATTGATTATGTCCTCTCCTGAGATATCTGAGTTTATTCCTTCTTTTGAATCTTTATATTTACTATCACTTAATGTAATTACTCCACATTTAACGTCTATTGGAACATGTTTTTTGTGTTCTTCCATGGATTTGCTTTTCATAATTACTCACCAAATAAAATATTATTCTTTTTATATCTTTATTATCTTAATTAATTATTTCTAATTCTATTGATAATCTTTATTAATTTAGAAATTATAGTATAATCATGGAAAAAACATATAAAATTTTGGATGCCTCTGCATTTATTAATGGTTTTGAACCAAATGATAATTTAAATTATACTGTTCCTGAGATTACATATGAGGTTAAAGATTTAAAGTCTAAAATTCATTTAGATCAGATTATTTCTGATGGTAAATTAATTATCAAATCTCCTAGTGAATTTTATGTCAATAAATTGGATAATATTATATCTGAATCTGGTGATGATTTAAGGTTGTCCTATCCTGATAGACAACTTCTATCATTGGCTTTGGAAATCAATGATTTAAATGGCTCAGCTATCGTTTTGTCTGATGACTATTCTATTCAAAACGTTTTAAAAATATTGAATATTCCATTTAATTCCATTATTACAAAAGGCATTAATCAGGTTTATAATTGGGTTAAAACCTGTGAAGGATGTAAAAAGGAGTATCCCGCAGATTATCCTGAGGATGTCTGTGAAATATGCGGTTCTAAGATTTTTAAGCGTAGAATCAGAAATTAATTAATTAAAGTTTTAGTATATATGTTTTTTTGATTTTATTTTAACATGATTTTTATAGATAATCATTGCATAAATTTATAAAATTTTTAAAAAAGTTGATATGATGGAAATAGGTGTTGTAGTGCATGGTCCTATGATTATTGATTCAGGTTATGCACTTAAAATTATTGAATTTTTATCTAATTTTGCAGATGTTCGTTGTCGTTTAGGAGGAACCATGGGTAGAACTGCAGTAATTGATGCGGCAATGGAGGATAAAATAGATGTTTCTAAAAGGTTGGTCCCAAGTGATTCATTGTCTCTTTTTGCAGATGAAGATGTCTCTCTTATCTTTTTATTGAATTATGGTAAATCAGCCACTACTGGTCATGTTTTCGGATATAAGGTTGTACATCATTATATGGATAAGAGTTTTCATGAGGATATTCCCTTAATTCAAATTGAAAGACCTGGTGAAGAGGATGGTACCGTTGTTATTTGGAATTGTCCGGATAATTTAAAGGATTCTATGGATGAACTTGTTTTAAA
This genomic stretch from Methanobrevibacter boviskoreani JH1 harbors:
- a CDS encoding PRC-barrel domain-containing protein; this translates as MRIVKDLIGKEVLDSDVNNMGIVDDIEFDKESNEILSLVLKRKGISNTLRASKSEDIVPFDLVKTIGDKIILKDTYDI
- the pyrE gene encoding orotate phosphoribosyltransferase — protein: MASKEYLIKLLKENKVFEQGHFVLASGKESNYYVNMKRAITNPEILKTIADLITEKISEDNIDKIAGPALGAVPIATAASLESKIPLLMIRKEKKSYGTSKQIEGELNNGDNVIVVEDVTTTGGSLLKAIKVIQDNGGIVKRAFVVVDRQEGAKEAFEKEGITLEPLISVDELFD
- a CDS encoding MogA/MoaB family molybdenum cofactor biosynthesis protein gives rise to the protein MKSKSMEEHKKHVPIDVKCGVITLSDSKYKDSKEGINSDISGEDIINVLKEKGHEIKEYTIIPDDKDMLLDTVKKMNEEKIDAIFTTGGTGLESRDITIETLKPLYDKEINGFGEIFRLKSYEELGSGALLSRASAGIYNKTIIFSMPGSPNAVKTAMDIISDEIGHLVKHSRK
- a CDS encoding type II toxin-antitoxin system VapC family toxin, translated to MEKTYKILDASAFINGFEPNDNLNYTVPEITYEVKDLKSKIHLDQIISDGKLIIKSPSEFYVNKLDNIISESGDDLRLSYPDRQLLSLALEINDLNGSAIVLSDDYSIQNVLKILNIPFNSIITKGINQVYNWVKTCEGCKKEYPADYPEDVCEICGSKIFKRRIRN